The following proteins are co-located in the Rippkaea orientalis PCC 8801 genome:
- the psb32 gene encoding photosystem II repair protein Psb32, translating to MKQVFTPPYRQYPRLKLLIGLMLSLIAAIAVFITPAAATGVYDLPQLNAGSSTWVVDQAEVISLANENKLNNSLKSLAKNTGNEVRFVAIRRLNYGETIDSLADSLFSKWYPTPEEQTNQTLLIVDTLTNSTAIRRGEAVKPVVNDEVADSIVNESVAIPLRDGGQYNRAFLITSDRLVAILSGKPDPGPPAAQEINIESTFTSAEETDDQSATVWVVVLLVLATAIPMATYFWYVR from the coding sequence ATGAAACAAGTTTTTACTCCCCCCTATCGGCAGTATCCGCGCTTAAAATTGCTAATCGGACTGATGCTATCATTGATAGCAGCGATCGCCGTCTTTATCACTCCGGCTGCTGCAACAGGAGTCTATGATCTCCCCCAACTGAATGCGGGTTCATCCACTTGGGTTGTGGATCAAGCAGAAGTGATTAGTTTAGCCAACGAAAATAAATTAAATAATAGTTTGAAAAGCTTGGCTAAAAATACAGGAAATGAAGTTAGATTCGTTGCCATTCGTCGTTTAAACTATGGAGAAACTATCGATAGTTTAGCGGATAGTTTATTTAGTAAATGGTATCCTACTCCCGAAGAACAAACTAACCAAACCCTCTTAATTGTTGATACCTTAACCAATAGTACCGCTATTCGTCGTGGAGAAGCGGTTAAACCCGTCGTCAATGATGAAGTTGCTGATAGCATTGTCAATGAAAGTGTGGCGATTCCCCTGCGAGATGGGGGACAATATAATCGAGCTTTTTTGATTACCAGCGATCGCTTAGTTGCTATTTTATCAGGAAAACCCGATCCTGGACCCCCCGCAGCACAAGAGATTAATATAGAAAGTACCTTTACCAGTGCCGAAGAAACGGATGATCAAAGTGCTACCGTTTGGGTTGTTGTTTTATTAGTATTAGCAACGGCTATTCCGATGGCTACCTATTTCTGGTATGTTCGCTAA
- a CDS encoding DUF5724 domain-containing protein: MINREEAQKQLQELRVKNWKTTRIEQIKGLPTTLAEIGFSLLGCDTQGKPLDTIRHYQHNNKNIEKFEALNSTERLEIFRILFSQFWQTVEQAWHLLTQLPYQIGYQRKAFRLPNNPEFFCDRRYQWLMQLLQVVEGYEQPLAWFAAWTPYLGYYGADTLGILFAAAINENNEIGQEIFSILIASANGEHEIGAMGRHVTRGLLVSSNAKGWEFIEKMLLAAQRQEGLRQVILETIDEAHPEAFKRMIRLILEHNLTRFSAVVRGVDVWLGLGWESSNQKLIKQILEQISLFLEDSEARINGFNSDDPQRLYCALWTLGFEDAMSAIPYAETCLNNPNPEIRFVAVYFLFQLGFKQSKIALFPALEDTDLRVVTQALLSIYSHHEKDIKNSDLFERLESILSHFPEKEKELPPIVWDWIKLKVSQRTVAGALVNNLGERTPKSLIPYLSLCEPYTRANIAEKLAKIQPWDQEIRETLFSLIGDSSQWVREKVIQQLSKVKITPEEAIYLETLLNRKSGDLRRGILTLLLNQDDTESIVAAERLLKSKKLLQRQAGLELLQEMIQQKRQIETCRHYAKTYQETHQTLSEAELNRLKLILAQETEEPSLENGLGLVNLEELNPITSPKLKQTPVLVSAKTMGYLVSLDQLIHEHRQIPIIVENYQGKQEELLGNVNWNFPNPNSEVPLEKDLERLPLRDLWENWYQQLNEQDNLELVRAIAIQFNHQLYLNQNHFNLSDPLSQLQTVLNSLENQVNELSQLKYPSIIKSILMWLIRLYPPDNLFDFLLDATVITINAIDWKKVKSNRNLLWTINDSLLGWVHLTESLRPYFISSWKESHQIRFWQIIQWITNSLEHLYYNHNYLGEIIATYHAGGVTKADITAYLILRKPIQSQDNSTTHSYYKYRHNFNDLSQITRRKHTELDLLLKEISHQIRQRILDIELNRGDLPTAASEPALALSSVEGIIPIIQLLQGLGKNTLVRGYTYDNLSKSAVFSHLIRVSFPAEADTPQQFAKEAKAAKISQERLIDLAFYAPQWSNYVEEALAWKSFTEAVWWIHAHTKDNNWQVPSEIRESWVAQVTERTPLSAESLVDGAVDVDWFKRIYQDLKGEKWQKIINAAKYASSSGGHKRSQLFAQAMLGEIEPQTLITRITEKRHQDTVRALGLLPLGKGTQREKDLLQRYQIIQEFIRTSRKFGSQRQASEKLAATIALENLSRTAGYRDPQRLEWAMEAQTVADLVEKPQTITLDDVNISLAITNGEPVITVEKQGKTLKSIPAKISKNADIIALKQRKQDITRQGSRMRVSLEEAMCRGDSFTPEELEKLCHHPVLSPMLTQLVFIGDEEIGYPVEGGKALQSFNGKNKIIKSSYLRIAHSHDLLTTQQWHLWQKDCFEKERKQPFKQVFRELYLLTPAEKATDTFSNRYEGHQVNPRQALALLGKRGWITCPEEGVRKTFHKEGISVWVSFLEGFYTPADVDGLTLEGVSFTPRGEWKPLKLQEIPPRLFSEVMRDLDLLVSVAHQGGVDPEASLSTVEMRSALVRETCRLLKLTNVQLQNSHVLIEGKLGSYSVHLGSAIVHRQPGGSLCIIPVHSQHRGRLFLPFADDDPKTAEVVSKVLLLAKDQEIKDPTILEQLLN, from the coding sequence ATGATTAACCGAGAAGAAGCACAAAAACAATTACAAGAATTACGAGTTAAGAACTGGAAAACGACTCGTATTGAACAGATAAAAGGTTTACCGACAACCTTAGCAGAAATTGGGTTCTCGCTATTAGGATGTGATACCCAAGGTAAACCCCTTGATACGATTCGCCACTATCAACATAATAACAAAAATATTGAAAAATTTGAAGCGTTAAACTCAACGGAAAGATTAGAAATTTTTAGGATTCTTTTTTCTCAATTTTGGCAAACTGTTGAACAAGCATGGCACCTTTTAACTCAACTTCCCTATCAAATAGGATATCAACGGAAAGCCTTTCGTTTACCCAATAATCCTGAATTTTTTTGTGACCGTCGCTATCAATGGTTAATGCAGTTATTACAAGTTGTAGAAGGATATGAACAACCCTTAGCTTGGTTTGCTGCGTGGACTCCCTATTTAGGGTATTATGGAGCCGATACATTAGGCATTTTATTCGCAGCAGCAATTAATGAAAATAATGAAATAGGACAAGAGATTTTTAGTATTTTAATTGCTTCCGCAAACGGGGAACATGAAATCGGTGCAATGGGTCGTCATGTTACCAGAGGATTACTCGTTTCTTCTAATGCAAAAGGATGGGAATTTATTGAAAAAATGCTGCTTGCAGCGCAACGACAAGAAGGGTTACGTCAAGTTATTCTAGAAACCATTGACGAAGCACATCCTGAAGCATTTAAACGGATGATACGCTTAATTTTAGAACACAATTTAACCCGTTTTAGCGCGGTTGTAAGGGGAGTAGATGTTTGGTTAGGGTTAGGGTGGGAGTCTAGTAATCAGAAGTTAATTAAACAAATACTAGAACAAATTAGTCTTTTTTTAGAAGACTCTGAAGCAAGAATAAACGGATTCAATAGTGATGATCCTCAACGGTTATATTGTGCGCTTTGGACATTAGGATTTGAAGATGCAATGTCCGCTATTCCCTATGCGGAAACTTGTTTAAATAATCCCAATCCAGAAATTAGATTTGTAGCAGTTTATTTTCTATTTCAACTAGGATTTAAACAATCAAAAATTGCTTTGTTTCCTGCTTTAGAGGATACCGACTTACGGGTGGTAACTCAAGCATTGCTTTCAATATATTCCCATCATGAAAAAGATATTAAAAATAGTGATTTATTTGAAAGATTAGAAAGCATTTTATCCCATTTTCCTGAAAAAGAAAAAGAATTACCTCCTATTGTTTGGGATTGGATAAAGCTTAAAGTATCTCAGCGTACTGTTGCGGGAGCATTAGTTAATAATTTAGGAGAAAGAACTCCTAAGTCTCTTATTCCCTATCTTAGTTTATGTGAACCCTATACAAGAGCTAATATTGCTGAAAAATTAGCTAAAATTCAACCTTGGGATCAAGAAATTCGAGAGACGCTATTTTCTTTAATTGGAGATAGTAGTCAGTGGGTAAGGGAAAAAGTCATTCAACAATTGTCTAAAGTTAAAATAACCCCAGAAGAAGCAATTTATTTAGAAACCTTATTAAACCGTAAATCAGGAGATTTACGACGGGGAATATTAACCCTATTATTAAACCAAGATGATACAGAGTCTATTGTAGCAGCCGAAAGATTGCTCAAGTCTAAAAAACTGTTACAACGTCAAGCAGGGTTAGAATTACTACAAGAAATGATCCAACAAAAACGACAAATCGAAACTTGTCGTCATTATGCTAAAACTTATCAAGAAACCCATCAAACCTTATCAGAAGCAGAACTCAATCGGTTAAAGTTAATTTTAGCACAAGAAACTGAAGAACCTAGCCTGGAAAATGGATTAGGATTAGTTAATTTAGAGGAATTAAACCCCATAACTTCCCCTAAACTTAAGCAGACACCCGTTTTAGTTTCAGCTAAAACCATGGGTTATTTAGTATCTCTAGATCAGTTAATCCATGAACATCGACAAATCCCAATTATTGTAGAAAATTATCAAGGAAAGCAAGAGGAATTATTAGGAAATGTCAACTGGAATTTTCCTAATCCTAATTCAGAAGTTCCCTTAGAAAAAGATCTCGAAAGATTACCCTTAAGAGATTTATGGGAAAATTGGTATCAACAATTAAACGAGCAAGATAATTTAGAATTAGTAAGAGCGATCGCTATTCAATTTAATCACCAATTGTACCTTAATCAAAACCACTTTAACTTGAGTGATCCCCTCAGTCAATTGCAAACAGTCCTCAACTCTTTAGAAAATCAAGTCAACGAACTCTCTCAATTAAAATATCCCTCTATTATCAAAAGCATTTTAATGTGGTTAATTCGTCTTTATCCTCCTGACAATCTTTTTGATTTTCTCTTAGATGCTACAGTAATAACAATTAACGCTATTGATTGGAAAAAAGTCAAAAGTAACCGTAACTTACTCTGGACTATCAATGATTCTTTATTAGGATGGGTTCACTTAACTGAGTCTTTACGTCCCTATTTTATTAGCAGTTGGAAAGAATCGCATCAAATTCGATTTTGGCAAATTATTCAATGGATAACTAACTCTCTGGAGCATTTATATTACAATCATAACTATCTTGGAGAAATTATAGCGACTTACCACGCAGGAGGAGTTACAAAAGCTGACATAACCGCTTATTTAATTCTCAGAAAACCCATTCAATCTCAAGACAATTCCACAACTCATTCCTACTATAAGTATCGACATAATTTTAATGATTTATCTCAAATTACACGACGCAAACATACAGAACTTGATCTCCTTTTAAAAGAAATTAGTCATCAAATTCGTCAGCGTATTTTAGACATCGAATTAAACCGAGGGGACTTACCCACCGCAGCATCAGAACCCGCATTAGCCTTATCCTCAGTCGAAGGAATTATTCCTATTATTCAGCTATTACAAGGATTAGGAAAAAATACCCTAGTTAGGGGTTATACTTATGATAATTTGAGCAAATCTGCTGTCTTTAGCCATCTCATTCGAGTTAGTTTCCCCGCAGAAGCAGACACCCCGCAGCAATTTGCAAAAGAAGCAAAAGCAGCTAAAATCAGTCAAGAAAGACTCATTGATCTCGCTTTTTATGCTCCTCAATGGTCTAACTACGTTGAAGAAGCCTTAGCGTGGAAAAGCTTTACCGAAGCTGTTTGGTGGATTCATGCCCATACTAAAGATAATAACTGGCAAGTGCCCTCAGAAATCCGTGAAAGTTGGGTAGCACAAGTTACCGAACGAACCCCCCTCTCCGCAGAAAGCTTAGTTGATGGTGCAGTGGATGTAGACTGGTTTAAGCGCATTTATCAGGATTTAAAGGGCGAAAAATGGCAAAAAATCATCAATGCTGCCAAATACGCCTCTAGTTCAGGGGGACACAAGCGATCGCAGCTATTTGCACAAGCAATGTTAGGGGAAATTGAACCCCAAACCCTGATCACCCGCATCACCGAAAAACGTCATCAAGATACCGTCCGCGCATTGGGATTATTACCTTTAGGAAAAGGAACACAGCGAGAAAAAGACTTATTACAACGATACCAAATTATTCAAGAATTTATCCGAACTAGCCGAAAATTTGGCTCACAACGTCAAGCGAGTGAAAAATTAGCCGCCACCATCGCGCTAGAAAACCTCTCCCGTACGGCAGGTTATCGGGACCCACAACGGTTAGAATGGGCAATGGAAGCGCAAACAGTGGCAGATTTAGTCGAAAAACCGCAAACTATCACCCTAGATGACGTTAATATCTCCCTAGCTATCACTAACGGAGAACCCGTCATTACAGTCGAAAAGCAAGGCAAAACACTAAAGTCTATTCCTGCTAAAATTAGTAAAAATGCTGATATTATCGCTTTAAAACAACGAAAACAGGATATTACTCGTCAAGGCTCACGGATGCGAGTCTCCTTAGAAGAGGCAATGTGTCGGGGGGATAGTTTTACCCCAGAGGAGTTAGAAAAACTCTGTCACCATCCGGTTTTGTCCCCCATGCTAACCCAATTAGTCTTTATCGGAGACGAAGAAATTGGGTATCCCGTGGAAGGAGGGAAAGCTTTACAAAGTTTTAATGGCAAAAATAAAATAATTAAGTCATCTTATCTCAGAATTGCCCATTCCCATGACTTATTAACCACTCAACAATGGCATCTCTGGCAAAAAGACTGCTTTGAAAAAGAACGAAAACAGCCATTTAAACAAGTATTCAGGGAATTATACCTTTTAACTCCCGCAGAAAAAGCCACAGACACCTTTTCTAACCGTTATGAAGGACATCAAGTCAACCCGCGTCAAGCATTAGCCTTATTAGGAAAACGGGGATGGATAACTTGTCCCGAAGAAGGCGTTAGAAAAACCTTTCATAAAGAAGGAATATCCGTCTGGGTGTCGTTTTTAGAAGGATTTTATACCCCTGCGGATGTAGACGGGTTAACCTTAGAAGGAGTGTCATTTACGCCACGAGGAGAGTGGAAACCCTTAAAACTCCAAGAAATACCCCCCAGACTCTTTAGTGAAGTCATGCGGGATTTAGACTTATTGGTTAGTGTAGCCCATCAAGGCGGCGTTGATCCCGAAGCGAGTTTATCCACCGTGGAAATGCGAAGCGCGTTAGTTAGAGAAACCTGTCGGTTATTGAAGTTAACTAACGTCCAATTACAAAACTCTCATGTGTTAATTGAAGGAAAATTAGGCAGTTATTCCGTTCATTTAGGATCAGCCATTGTTCACCGTCAACCAGGGGGATCATTGTGTATTATTCCCGTCCATTCTCAACACCGAGGACGACTATTTTTACCCTTTGCTGATGATGATCCCAAAACCGCCGAAGTGGTTTCTAAAGTATTATTATTAGCCAAAGATCAAGAGATTAAAGATCCGACAATTTTAGAACAACTGTTGAATTAA
- a CDS encoding DUF2358 domain-containing protein, translated as MNILEIIKQDYQNFPTNPTYSIYAEDVYFKDPMTEFRGIKRYKSMIQFMATWFKEIKLDLHKIYQSKDTIHAEWTLHWITPLPWKPPIAIAGRSELVINSQNLIISHIDYWNCSRWDVLKQHFPLILHNKDK; from the coding sequence ATGAACATTCTTGAAATCATCAAACAAGACTATCAAAACTTCCCCACTAATCCAACCTACTCCATTTATGCCGAAGATGTTTATTTCAAAGATCCCATGACGGAATTTCGAGGCATTAAACGCTATAAAAGCATGATTCAATTCATGGCAACCTGGTTTAAAGAGATTAAACTCGATTTACACAAGATTTATCAGTCTAAAGATACCATTCACGCCGAATGGACACTTCATTGGATCACCCCTTTACCCTGGAAACCCCCCATTGCGATCGCCGGAAGAAGCGAATTAGTGATTAACTCCCAAAACCTGATTATCTCTCATATTGACTATTGGAACTGTTCCCGTTGGGATGTCCTTAAGCAACATTTCCCGTTGATCCTTCATAATAAAGATAAGTAA
- a CDS encoding TRC40/GET3/ArsA family transport-energizing ATPase, translating to MRVILMTGKGGVGKTSVAAATGLRCAELGYKTLVLSTDPAHSLADSFDLELGHDPRQIRPNLWGAELDALMELEGNWGAVKRYITQVLQARGLDGVQAEELAILPGMDEIFGLVRMKRHYDEGTYDVLIIDSAPTGTALRLLSIPEVGGWYMRRFYKPLQGMSVALRPLVEPLFKPIAGFSLPDKEVMDAPYEFYEQIEALEKVLTDNSQTTVRLVTNPEKMVIKESLRAHAYLSLYNVSTDLVVANRILPETVTDSFFHRWKENQQVYKQEIYDNFHPLPVKEVPLYSEEMCGIEALERLKETLYKDEDPAQVYYKEDTLRVVKEDEHYSLELYLPGIPKEQIQLNKTGDELNIRIGNHRRNLVLPQALAALKPSGAKMEEDYLKIRFTQGIPSKI from the coding sequence ATGCGTGTAATCCTGATGACTGGTAAAGGAGGAGTCGGTAAAACCTCTGTCGCTGCTGCTACTGGACTTAGGTGTGCTGAATTAGGCTACAAAACTCTCGTTTTGAGTACCGATCCTGCCCATTCCCTGGCCGATAGTTTTGATTTAGAATTAGGTCACGATCCCCGTCAAATTCGTCCTAATCTTTGGGGGGCTGAATTGGATGCACTCATGGAATTAGAAGGAAATTGGGGGGCTGTCAAACGCTACATCACCCAAGTCCTACAAGCTAGGGGACTCGATGGCGTTCAAGCCGAAGAATTAGCTATTTTGCCAGGAATGGATGAAATTTTCGGGTTAGTGCGGATGAAACGTCACTACGATGAAGGGACGTACGATGTCCTCATTATCGACTCAGCCCCCACCGGAACCGCCCTCAGGCTGTTAAGTATTCCCGAAGTCGGGGGATGGTATATGAGACGATTTTACAAACCGTTACAGGGAATGTCAGTGGCGTTGCGTCCCTTGGTTGAACCCCTCTTTAAACCCATTGCGGGGTTTTCCTTACCTGATAAAGAAGTCATGGACGCACCCTATGAATTTTATGAGCAAATTGAAGCCTTAGAAAAGGTTTTAACCGATAATAGTCAAACGACTGTTCGGTTAGTCACTAACCCCGAAAAAATGGTGATTAAGGAATCTTTACGCGCCCATGCCTATTTAAGTTTGTACAATGTGTCTACGGATTTAGTTGTCGCTAACCGCATTCTTCCTGAAACCGTAACGGATAGTTTTTTCCACCGATGGAAAGAAAATCAACAGGTTTACAAACAAGAAATCTATGATAATTTCCATCCGTTACCCGTTAAAGAAGTCCCTCTTTATTCAGAAGAAATGTGTGGGATAGAAGCCTTAGAACGGCTTAAAGAAACCTTGTATAAAGATGAAGATCCTGCCCAAGTTTACTATAAAGAAGATACCCTAAGAGTTGTCAAAGAAGACGAGCACTATAGTCTAGAGTTGTATCTACCGGGTATTCCTAAAGAACAAATTCAACTCAACAAAACAGGAGATGAGTTAAATATTCGTATTGGCAACCATCGCCGTAATTTAGTCTTACCTCAAGCCTTAGCCGCCTTGAAACCTTCAGGCGCGAAAATGGAGGAAGATTATTTAAAAATTCGGTTTACTCAAGGAATACCTAGCAAAATTTAA
- a CDS encoding PQQ-dependent sugar dehydrogenase codes for MNRLSLTVKPVFNSGLGVLIFLLLGGCVFKTNSTASQPSQIQESQREVNQVTVVEGLEHPWSMAWLPNGDMLITERPGRLRLVKNGVLQPTPIAGVMEVLQLGQGGLMEVSLHPNFSENRLVYFTYAHGTAEANRTRIARATFDGQALRDVQVIFEVTPAKPGGQHFGSRLVWLKDQTMLISIGDGGNPPLSLDGELIRLQAQNLGNPLGKIIRLKDDGSIPDDNPFVGQKEAQKAIWSYGHRNIQGLAVNQATGQIWATEHGSRGGDELNAIKGGQNYGWPLVTHSEEYFGGEISSERSRSGMIDPLIVWTPAIAPSGLAIYQGTRFPQWQGDLFAGGLVGKEVRHIDLDSSGQVIEQKSIPFSQRVRDVKQGPDGFLYVLTDAPNGKLIRLEP; via the coding sequence ATGAATAGACTATCATTAACCGTTAAACCAGTTTTCAACTCTGGACTCGGAGTGCTTATTTTTTTACTGCTAGGAGGATGTGTATTTAAAACCAATTCCACTGCCTCCCAACCGTCTCAAATCCAAGAATCCCAGAGAGAAGTCAATCAAGTTACTGTTGTTGAAGGATTAGAGCATCCCTGGAGTATGGCCTGGCTTCCCAATGGGGATATGTTGATTACAGAACGCCCTGGACGACTTCGGTTAGTGAAAAATGGGGTACTACAACCCACTCCTATTGCTGGCGTGATGGAGGTGCTTCAATTGGGACAGGGAGGGTTAATGGAGGTGTCATTACACCCTAACTTTAGCGAAAATCGCCTTGTTTATTTCACCTATGCCCATGGAACTGCTGAAGCTAATCGTACCCGCATTGCTCGTGCTACCTTTGATGGACAAGCGTTACGAGACGTACAGGTGATCTTTGAAGTGACTCCCGCTAAACCAGGGGGACAACATTTTGGTTCTCGTTTAGTTTGGCTCAAAGACCAAACGATGTTGATTTCCATTGGAGATGGCGGAAATCCTCCGCTTTCTCTTGATGGTGAACTGATTCGTCTACAAGCACAAAATCTCGGTAATCCTCTGGGTAAAATTATTCGCTTGAAGGACGATGGCAGTATTCCCGATGATAATCCCTTTGTTGGACAAAAGGAGGCACAAAAAGCCATTTGGAGCTATGGACATCGTAATATTCAGGGATTAGCGGTTAATCAAGCTACTGGGCAAATTTGGGCGACAGAACACGGTTCTCGGGGTGGGGATGAACTTAACGCCATTAAAGGGGGTCAGAACTATGGTTGGCCGCTGGTGACGCACAGTGAAGAATATTTTGGGGGTGAAATTTCCAGTGAACGCTCCCGCTCAGGGATGATTGATCCTTTAATTGTTTGGACTCCTGCGATCGCTCCGTCTGGGTTAGCTATTTATCAGGGGACTCGCTTTCCCCAGTGGCAAGGTGATTTATTTGCGGGAGGATTGGTTGGTAAAGAAGTTCGTCATATTGACTTGGATAGTTCTGGTCAAGTGATAGAACAAAAATCAATTCCCTTCTCTCAAAGAGTCCGTGATGTTAAACAGGGTCCTGACGGGTTTCTTTATGTTTTAACCGATGCTCCCAATGGCAAGTTAATCCGTCTTGAACCCTAA
- a CDS encoding DUF433 domain-containing protein: protein MTNLEDYFNILSPNDIRLKNSRIGIETLLYEYIYRAKNPEDIAQLYPSLTLEQIYATILYYLHNKKTITNYMTNWLEYCLKSAQEQDENPPEHLVKLRQLKAERTTKISNINEYSVSTR, encoded by the coding sequence ATGACAAATCTTGAAGACTATTTCAATATTTTAAGTCCCAATGATATTCGACTAAAAAACTCACGCATTGGGATTGAAACCCTTTTATATGAGTATATCTATCGAGCCAAAAATCCAGAAGATATTGCTCAACTTTATCCCAGTTTAACCCTAGAGCAAATTTATGCCACTATTCTTTATTATCTCCATAATAAAAAGACAATCACGAACTATATGACCAACTGGCTAGAATACTGTTTAAAGTCTGCTCAAGAACAGGATGAAAATCCCCCAGAACATCTTGTAAAACTTCGTCAATTAAAAGCAGAAAGAACAACTAAAATCAGTAATATTAATGAGTATTCAGTATCTACTAGATGA
- a CDS encoding DUF5615 family PIN-like protein yields MSIQYLLDENLPHLYREQLLRLKSDLTVWIIGDPGVPPKSTLDPEILIWCEQNKFILVTNNRASMPVHLADHLSQNRHIPGIFVLRPKASIGEIIDDLILIDELGNPQDYQDCISHIPFI; encoded by the coding sequence ATGAGTATTCAGTATCTACTAGATGAAAATCTCCCTCATCTTTATCGAGAACAATTACTCCGTCTTAAATCAGACTTAACCGTATGGATTATAGGCGATCCTGGTGTTCCTCCCAAAAGCACCTTAGATCCAGAAATCTTGATTTGGTGTGAACAAAATAAGTTTATTTTAGTAACGAATAATCGCGCTTCAATGCCCGTTCATTTAGCTGATCATCTTTCTCAGAATCGTCATATCCCTGGCATTTTTGTTTTACGTCCTAAAGCAAGTATTGGAGAAATTATAGATGATTTAATTCTCATTGATGAATTAGGAAATCCACAAGATTATCAAGACTGTATCAGTCATATTCCGTTTATCTAG
- a CDS encoding YkgJ family cysteine cluster protein: MGIWQCVEGCGACCHLDPSDRPDLEDYLSPEELTQYLSLVGEGGWCINFDHTTRKCRIYEDRPRFCRVTPETFEEMYGVDREEFNDFAIECCQQQIAGVYGEDSSEMKDYNRAVGVL, from the coding sequence ATGGGCATCTGGCAATGTGTTGAAGGGTGTGGTGCTTGTTGTCATCTCGATCCAAGCGATCGCCCTGATTTAGAAGACTATCTCTCTCCTGAAGAACTGACTCAGTATTTAAGCTTAGTTGGGGAAGGGGGATGGTGTATCAATTTCGATCACACGACCCGCAAATGTCGCATTTATGAGGATCGGCCTCGGTTCTGTCGAGTCACACCAGAGACGTTTGAGGAGATGTATGGGGTTGATAGGGAAGAGTTTAATGATTTTGCCATTGAATGCTGTCAACAACAAATAGCAGGGGTCTACGGCGAAGATAGTTCTGAGATGAAGGACTATAATAGGGCTGTTGGCGTATTGTAA
- a CDS encoding DMT family transporter: MNLSFSKSSYLQSSLVLIAPFFLWGTSMVAMKGVLPHTTPLFMAGVRLVPAGILVLIAASMLGRSQPKTLKAWLWIALFALLDGTMFQGFLAAGLMKTGAGLGSVIIDSQPLAVALMSSWLFGEIIGIWGGIGLGIGILGISLIGFPQEWFLHFWETQEIAVSFHWQAVLNSGELLMLLASLSMAAGTICIRYVSRHTDAVVATGWHMILGGLPLFFASGLWESGQWNEINLSGWFALSYSTIFGSAIAYGIFFYLASKGNLTSLSSLTFLTPVFALTFGNLFLAEVLTPFQWMGVGLTLVSIYLINQREIIGEQLQSLILFNNQLKLKLSTVLVNRELK, encoded by the coding sequence ATGAACTTGAGTTTTAGTAAATCATCCTATCTACAGTCTTCTTTAGTCTTGATCGCGCCTTTTTTCCTCTGGGGAACATCCATGGTTGCCATGAAAGGAGTTCTTCCCCACACGACTCCTCTATTTATGGCAGGAGTTCGTCTTGTTCCTGCGGGAATTTTAGTCTTGATCGCTGCTTCTATGTTAGGTCGTTCTCAACCCAAAACCTTGAAAGCTTGGCTATGGATCGCATTATTTGCCTTATTAGATGGCACAATGTTCCAAGGGTTTCTCGCAGCAGGGTTGATGAAAACGGGGGCCGGGTTAGGTTCGGTAATCATTGACTCCCAACCCCTCGCAGTTGCTTTAATGTCTAGTTGGCTATTTGGCGAAATCATCGGAATTTGGGGAGGAATCGGACTCGGAATCGGTATTTTAGGTATTAGTTTAATAGGATTTCCTCAAGAATGGTTTCTTCATTTCTGGGAAACCCAAGAGATTGCCGTTTCTTTTCATTGGCAAGCTGTCTTGAATAGTGGGGAATTATTGATGTTATTAGCCTCCCTTTCTATGGCCGCTGGAACCATTTGTATTCGTTATGTCAGTCGTCATACTGATGCAGTGGTCGCTACGGGATGGCACATGATTTTAGGAGGACTTCCCCTATTTTTTGCTTCAGGACTGTGGGAGTCTGGCCAATGGAATGAGATTAATTTAAGCGGATGGTTTGCCTTGAGTTATTCGACGATCTTTGGTAGTGCGATCGCCTATGGAATTTTCTTTTATTTAGCTTCTAAAGGTAATTTAACCAGTTTAAGTTCGTTGACGTTTCTCACTCCGGTTTTTGCTTTAACTTTTGGGAATTTATTTTTAGCAGAGGTTTTAACTCCCTTTCAATGGATGGGAGTTGGCTTAACGTTAGTGAGTATTTATTTGATTAACCAACGAGAAATTATTGGAGAACAATTACAGTCTTTAATCTTGTTTAATAATCAACTAAAGCTTAAACTGAGTACCGTTTTAGTTAATCGTGAGCTTAAATAA